GATAGCTTGGAAGGAGACAGTCCATATGCCAAGAAACAGGTCTTTACCCCAAAAACCCTTTTGTGCATTCTCTTTGTTGTGGGCTGGCCTTGCACTCTTCCACCTCTCTTTTCCTTCACAgcaatttgtttttcttttgaaacTTGATTTGGGGAAGGGAAGGGTTCTGAGAGATACAGCTGACCATGGCTACCGGACATTAGCAagactctctctcctcctcctaTCTTTCCATTTGCACATCTTTCCACATATTCTCAGTCAATGAGATCCACATAGACACACTAGCTAGCAGAATGGCTTCTTCTCATAGGCAACCAATCACAGCTGAGTCACCTTTGCTCATGGCCTCAGCACCGCCCACAGACACACTCATACATTGACTGCACTGGAACAAAGGATGACGCTCCACTAATGCACCTCATGCCTGATGCTTGCTCTGAATCTTGCCATTCATCCGTTTGCACAACACTAGAGATGTAAAGAACTTGTTTTTTGTGCCTTTGTTGAACTGAATCTGCACAGGAATGTTGAAAAAAGGAGTTGCGGTGTTGTATCTGGAATGTACGAGTTCCCAATATTGCGTCAACGATTCAAAGTTTTTGTGATGCTTATCATTTGCAGGTTTATGGAGCGGTAAGTTTCAGCAATAAGCAATGGATGGGGAATGTAATCTGAAGGATAAACAATGGAAAATTACCACAAGTAATTCTGGGTGAACCTGATGTGAGTCTCGTTCAGTGTAAACGTTTGAAACGGGATGTTTCAGTTTGGACGGTTAAACGATTTTTAActtgattttaaaattataacTAATGGATTTAGGGCCATGACACACCAAGCCAATGGTCAGCCATTGGTGAGCGTTTGAGACGTTAGAGTGCAGCATTTTGGTCCAAACACAGCCGACGCAAGGCAACAACCCAatcgcaattttttttttgatgtcaaCTTGGTGTGTTACGGCCTTTAAAACTTTGAAATGAGACTCAATATCAGGGTCCAGAGTAATATGCACATTTGAGAGTTGATATTAAACTGTTTCTTCATCTCTTGCAGCCCCTGGTCAAGCAGGACAGCCTGGACACATACAACGAACGGGACCCTTTCAAGAACGACGATGCCCGGGATGAGGAAGATGACCCAGAGGATGTGGACAGTGGCATCGAGGGAGAGGTCGACCCTCTCGACAGAGACGTCATCATCCaaccgccgccgccgccgccacCGCTGCGGCCCCCGACTGAGAGAGTGTCCTTCCCCAAGGGCCTGCCCTGGGCTCCCAAAGTCAGGTAGCGTACAAGATCTTTTCTTCAAATGTGACTCTACAGGATGGCCAGAATGACCTTGAACTCAGCTTTTGTCGCTGGTTTCAAAACAAACACCACTCTGAATATTACCAAccattcattttcacttaaatgtaATGCTTTAACAGTTGGTGACATATGCATGGAAAAACTCCTGAGATCCATAAGCTTATGCCGGCAACATACCTCACATTTCAATAGGACTACGTGAATTCatgattggttgactgccaaattaaatcattaaacaGAACGATAAACCCATAAATGGTCATTTCAAATAAGCATTTCTGTTCAGAACGATTAAACTTGATTTCGGTTTTGTTTATGTTCCCGTTAAAACTTTGTTAAACTAATTCAGAGCTCTGCATAAACTACACTATATTCACTAAAACTGTGTGTTTTCACAAATCTATTCATTTGCAATGAGTTCAGGAAGACAttaactaccattcaaaaattaGTAAAGGGTTAAtacgtttttgaaagaagtctcaccaatgctgtatttattttctaaaacagttttgttctcttgaacacatggaatggaaacactgctttattcacaaatgttttatgccataTTCCAAATTCGCatctttggatggaaacatagctactgtGAACaataatattctgaaatatttgtgcaatttaaaataactgttctgtatttaaatatatataaaatgtaattttttttcctgtgatcaaagctgaattttcagcatccttACTCCAGTGAtatgctcaagaaatatttcttattgttactgttgaaaacagttgtgctgcttcatatttttgtagaaactgatacattttttcaggtttctttgaatagaaagttaaaaagatcagcatttatttaaaatggaactcttataaatgtcacttttggtcaatttaaaaaaaatctttttgaacGATGGTGTATCTGATGCTCCATGCTGTATCTGTAGTGACTCGTCTGAACTGCTTAGAAAAATCTACTACAGCTCCTGTGCTAGAAACACAGGCTGCAGTATGTCTGGCATAAATAATGCAGATTTTTGGACAGAGACAGATGAACAGGGAGAAACATAGAGGAAGAAAAAGAGATGAATCAGCAGTGAAAGCTGTGACAGTCACAATTGATCATACCCTCTTGATTATTTGAAGAGTCATGCGGTACAGTGTTTACCTGTGAATCGTAACACTGCTGAGCTGTGCTGCCGCATGCAGATGAGAACGAGAGGGTGGCGGAGGGGAGTTGCAGCAGTTTAAAGAGGTTAGCGAGCATAGAGGCAATGACAGTCCTGAAGGGACGTCATTACATTGCTGTGTTTGATAAGCTAAAGCATATAAACTGAGAAAAAGCTGTTTATAGCCAAAACCAACTCCTCATGTAGTCCATTCCCTTCCTCCTTCCACAGAGAGAAAGACATCGAGCACTTCCTGGAGACCAGCAGAAATAAATTTATCGGCTTCACCTTGGGAAGGTGAGTCTTTGATCAGTTCACCCGGGCCGAAGCTCTGCCACTGCTatgataaatgataataaaGGTCACCTTCATTGTCATTAAATCAATATACTCTGCCGTTTCTGGTTTACACTTGTTCTTTCTGATGTTATTTTAGTGACATTGACACTCTGGTTGGGTTACCCCGGCCCATACACGAGAGCGTAAAGACTCTGAAACAGGTGAGCAtggaaacatttttgttttctagTATTCTTCTAGACAggattaaaggggacctattatgacttttttttgaaaaatgtagtgtaatgttgctgttcgagcatgaaaaaggtctgcaaagttacaaagcacaaagtccttCCAGCAGGAGTTCTTCTCTACATCAGTGTGACTATTTCTGAACTCCTTTTGAGAAAAGGTATAATAGGTTCTCTTTAACAAAAATGGTTTGAACATTACTATAAATATGCATGAAAACCAAATGCTTAAACATAATTTCTCTTACTTCAGATGTTTGCCCTTTTATTGATACTTTATAAGTGGATTATATCTGTCGGGTTTACCGGCTGTTCTGCCGCAGATATGCATTGACGTGAATCCAGTGATCTAATGCATGCTCTATTGGGGCTctttcagccaatcactgtTTAGATATCCATCCTCGGTCACCATGGCAATTCTCTCTCACTGATCCCTTTCTCTCTCAAGCACAAGTATGTCTCCATAGCGGAGGTCCAGATCaagagagaggaggagctgcAGCAGTGCCCCATGACTTTGGTAAGTGACTCGAGTTCATTGTtcttttgcatttattactgGTCCATTAAGCTGTCAATCAGAATTGGCTCTTTTGATTGGATagggggaggaggaggtggAAGAAACGCCTGCAGAGATTCTATATTTGGGAATGTTGCCCAGTCTCTCACAGTATGTTGTAAGTTTCCCTTACATTTCATCTTTCTTACTGAATTTTACACACTCAGATTCTTGTGAATATAGCTAATGCTTTCCAGCAGAATATGTGAGTGAAACAATATTTTACAGTTCAATCTCTTTAAGGGGAGATGCTAcagacaaaaatattgtttttttttttcatgcactggCCAATTTTGTAAATCTGGGCAGACTAGTGGAAAGAAAGCATCCAAAATCCacttttaagtgtttattttattgcactttatcTGTTTGCATCTGTACATTTTAATTACGATCTtttaaaggccgttttctcaaaaggcgtcagaaatctccacttcgGTAGCATTTACACAAAGCAAACtttctatattctgaaggttttattattttttttctgatttatggagtgatttATAAAGAGAATTCCCCTCTATAAAAACTCTAATATGTCAGTTTGACTCTAATATgtcaataaaatgaaacaaatgaacctggctttatccaatgttcagatttctgttctggaaatggatacaaattagtgcatatttaattagatgaGGGCTCATTTGCAtaattaaacataacattttagaaaTGTGCTAAATGCATGCAGCTATTCAGAGAAACCAGGTAGGCGTGTTGCACTAATGTTAGTCTCTTTGTAGATTGCTCTTTTGAAGCTGCTGCTGGCTGCAGCTCCAACCTCCAAAGCAAAGACCGATTCTATCAACATCCTAGCCGACGTTCTGCCGGAGGAGATGCCGTGAGTCTACGCAAACACGCGTACAGCAGAGACTCTGCGTTTGATCTGTGCATGTGTAAAATGGTGCATGAACAGATCAGTGCGGTTTGTTTTAGACGCACAGCAAACATTTGCCGTGTTTGTGTTGGAAACAGAATCACCGTCCTCCAGAGCATGAAGCTGGGCATTGATGTGAACAGACACAAGGAGATTATCGTCAAAGCGATTTCAGCTCTCCTGCTACTGCTGCTCAAACACTTCAAACTCAACCACATATACCAGGTCAGActctttcctctctctctctctctttatgtGCCATTCCTTTCTCTGCTTGTGTCTGTCTGATCTCTTGTACTTGACTGACCCAGCTTTCTGCAGATAGGCTCGCTGTCAAAGCACCATTCATCTCAATACAACAACGAGACAAGCActttaaactaaaaaaagatACTCTAAATGCATCAATAAGAAAGACAAATCTGTCATATTTCAAACTAAAGAGAGTGGGCTCGACCAGTAAAACCCTCTCGGATGCTGAGAAACCTGAGACTTTCTCTCCTCATACATCagatgattttaaaatattagctGGGTACAAGAACAAAGTGTCTTGCCAGCACAGTTCAGACTAATCCTGTATGATGAGCGTGACAAATTCTGAAAAATGAACGTGGGTGTTTTTAAGTGTCGCCCTCTGTTGGTGGAGAATGAAAGCGGTTATAAATAAATAGCACTGCAGTGGGAAGAATTTTATAACACACTTATTTTGTCGTGTCGGTTTACCCTTTCTCACTCTCGACTTGAAGGATCACATCTTCATACAGCACTGAATAATCAGTTACTAAAAGCATCTTCCTTCTTTTCCTTCTCAGTTACTCAATCACTCATTTGCTCAGACTAAACAACAAGAACGACCGTCAGCTTTGCTGATCTGCTGACATATCCCGCTGAGCTGATGTACAGTTAATTCTGGGTAGCTCTTTGACAGAGTTTGCCCATTAACATGTAAAGCCGTGATAAACGAAGAACAACTGGAGACAAATCACTCTTCAGTGTGCATCTCAGTCTCAGATGAATGTTACAAGTGAAAGCCTAATGAAAGCTCCTGCTCATTTGAGAACGAGGGAAGTTGGCAGTTAATTATAGATATTAATAACCAAACTGACTTCCTCTCTATGTAACACTCTGGATTTAAATGGCCATTCcttcttattttaaaatgtagtgttGTTCATATGCTGAAGATTTTTATGTAGTACATTATTATGTACTGAATGTTTTCTTCCCGTCCTGGACAGTTTGAATATGTGGCTCAGCACCTGGTGTTTGCCAACTGCATCCCCCTCATCCTCAAGTTCTTCAACCAGAACATTATGTCTTACATCAGTGCCAAAAACAGGTAGACATTTAGATCTGTTCTCATTCAAACCATCTCCTatgtctgaatttttttttaacatattgtGTTTTCTGATACCAGCATTTGTGCCCTGGATTTCCCACATTGTGTGGTTCATGAAATGCCTGAACTCACAGCTGAAAGCCTGGTAATTAtacaaaacacagcttttttaattacttaaacTCCAGATAATATTTTATAGGTGactaaaaagataaaaaatggcatttttgaATGTTGTTAAGACAGTGAATGTGTGTCTGTGCATGCAAACAGGAAGCTGGTGACAGTAATCAGTTTTGCTGGCGTAATCTCTTCTCCTGCATCAACCTACTGAGGATCCTAAACAAAATCACCAAGTGGAAACACTCGAGAACTATGGTGAAAGAGCATTATAAGAGCattcccccagtttcacagacaaggcttaagctggtcccagactaaaatgcatgtttgagctgttttaatcgAAAGCATCTTGCATTTTTTTCTAGTcaacgtttataaaagctacttaaatgctcTAATAATTGAGTCCTATGgtcctaatcctggcttaggctaggccctgtctgtgaaactaggCTTTAAAGTCTCATTTTCTAATACATATCTATGTTTTGTGTACAATTTACATTGGTTTGTTTTGTGTCTCTTACCTTTACAGATGCTCGTGGTGTTCAAGTCTGCTCCCATCCTGAAGAGGGCGCTCAAAGTCAAGCAGGCCATGATGCAGCTGTATGTTCTCAAACTCCTCAAGATCCAGACCAAGTATCTGGGGCGACAGTGGAGAAAGAGTAACATGAAAACTATGTCCGCCATCTACCAGAAAGTCAGACATCGGCTCAATGACGACTGGGCATACGGGAACGgtaaaaatctgttttttattATGGGTGATGGAGCAGAGCAGGGCCACTGAGCAAGACACTTAACTTCAGGGAGGAAGactgtacacagcaaaatccccagaattaaatcaactctgcttagagtacatatggtccctctctaaatagtgtaaACAGTTATTCtgcagtgattctgcttgttaacagcaggtgttcatcactaatgctcaatcatcatttaattaatcgcttaattatctaatttttaactctgcttcagtttTACTTCATGGCCTTCGAAGGTTTAGGGCGGAGGTCGGCAACCCGCGGCTCTAGAGCCGCATGCGGCTCTTTAGCGCCCCCCTAGTGGCTCCCtggagctttttcaaaaatgtatgaaaatggaaaaagatGGGGGGggatatattttttgttttcatatggttttctgtaggaggacaaacatgcaacaaacattcttaacgttttccaatgctgtaaaaatgtgtagaatattaaatttcaacatttctgtcaaagAAGATTTGCGTCATAGCCTGCGACACACGTTTCAGCGCGGCGCAATAGAGGATATGcatgtttcttacaacttgtcaaataaacctaatccatggatattgacatgtagacaggagtcgtgtttcctgacatttatatgtacctgatttcgacggcggggaaacacataaagcaaatctgcctgtgaatattttatataactacaatataggtaggtttaaatccgcgtaatcacttatatcaatgttatataaatcgtcatattgtccagccctaaaacatatagttttatagtatagtttttgtcagtgtttattttaaattatgcagaatataagatgaaaaatatttaattgatgatttgtcaacataatatataacagtacaatatatatatggaatgattttacctcaaaatccaacaatttgacacaaaatgataactgtaaatcatgtttctctgcctggagtccagctgtttctgtgaattgcagt
Above is a genomic segment from Megalobrama amblycephala isolate DHTTF-2021 linkage group LG14, ASM1881202v1, whole genome shotgun sequence containing:
- the strip2 gene encoding striatin-interacting protein 1 homolog isoform X3, encoding MQQTDDMEGSMESPNLEFEYGDTDSFTAELSELYSYTEEPEFSLNRDYFEEDFKNHVKGRRWMELSLEEQRAYVMRLLDALEVTDRDKRLKVARAILYLAQGVFDECDTETDVLYWSRHNVFLLYDMGIFTALLELLSMEIDNNQACSTAVRKPAISLADSTELRVLLSIMYLMVETIRVEMEGDGPERKAARQAFKTELGSPLYNGEPFALLLFTMVTKFCSMNAPHFPMKKVLLLLWKTILFTLGGFEELQEMKVRMREQLKLPPLPEDSIKVVRNMRAASPPASAMELIEQQQQQKRGRRSRRSAFVDSLEGDSPYAKKQPLVKQDSLDTYNERDPFKNDDARDEEDDPEDVDSGIEGEVDPLDRDVIIQPPPPPPPLRPPTERVSFPKGLPWAPKVREKDIEHFLETSRNKFIGFTLGSDIDTLVGLPRPIHESVKTLKQHKYVSIAEVQIKREEELQQCPMTLGEEEVEETPAEILYLGMLPSLSQYVIALLKLLLAAAPTSKAKTDSINILADVLPEEMPITVLQSMKLGIDVNRHKEIIVKAISALLLLLLKHFKLNHIYQFEYVAQHLVFANCIPLILKFFNQNIMSYISAKNSICALDFPHCVVHEMPELTAESLEAGDSNQFCWRNLFSCINLLRILNKITKWKHSRTMMLVVFKSAPILKRALKVKQAMMQLYVLKLLKIQTKYLGRQWRKSNMKTMSAIYQKVRHRLNDDWAYGNDIDARPWDFQAEECALRESIEKFNTRRYDKSQNSEFTPVDNCLQSVLGQRVDLPEDFHYSYEMWLEREVFSQPIQWEGLLQAQ